A window of the Lolium perenne isolate Kyuss_39 chromosome 7, Kyuss_2.0, whole genome shotgun sequence genome harbors these coding sequences:
- the LOC127316716 gene encoding uncharacterized protein → MGISMRLLLAVALLLAAVVAGAAAEEQAVPVEVGEIAGGVKEAALRAELAQLAEKISALESGIAEKSQDLKSKDAGIAKLEKDIEEKSHKITTLQSEITALQKKGPVAAEEQAAKAIARAAELEKQIDILNKEIEAQSSQRTALEARANKAEKKVQDLNSKLEALQKASGEQKRTIQKTERALKVAEEELMRLQNEATTKSKQLTEVHGAWLPPWLVTYSARYAEVVSGHWNEHGKPALESFLEKASEKSAQAKKWAEPHIETAKLKLVPVKEKLAELKKNAEPYVENLSTKSVEVYEASRDAVTPHIVKLKAFADPYCQEAKKLSKPYIDQVAEVTKPHVEKVRTTLKPYTKRAVHAYGTFLESATTYHRQAQATISDYLHRHEITKSLVTKELVWFLASALLALPVFVIYRLLVDTFCTKKKKRSSHNSHANHNNHGNRRHKRRHAEK, encoded by the exons ATGGGGATCTCGATGAGGCTCCTCCTCGCCGTGGCGCTGCTGCTCGCCGCCGTCGTGGCCGGGGCCGCCGCCGAGGAGCAGGCGGTGCCGGTGGAAGTGGGTGAGATCGCGGGGGGCGTCAAGGAGGCCGCGCTCAGGGCGGAGCTGGCGCAGCTCGCGGAGAAGATCTCCGCCTTAG AGTCGGGCATCGCTGAGAAATCCCAGGACCTGAAGAGCAAAGATGCTGGCATCGCCAAGCTTGAGAAGGACATCGAGGAGAAGtcgcacaagattactactctgcaGAGCGAGATCACAGCCCTCCAG AAAAAGGGGCCTGTGGCTGCCGAGGAGCAGGCTGCCAAGGCCATTGCCCGGGCTGCTGAGCTCGAGAAGCAG ATCGACATTCTCAATAAGGAGATTGAAGCACAAAGTAGCCAGAGAACAGCACTTGAGGCTAGAGCTAACAAGGCGGAGAAGAAGGTGCAAGATTTGAACTCGAAGCTCGAGGCA CTCCAAAAGGCAAGTGGCGAGCAAAAGCGTACGATCCAGAAGACGGAGCGTGCTCTTAAAGTTGCTGAG gaggaattgatgaggcTGCAAAATGAAGCAACAACTAAGTCAAAACAGCTGACAGAG GTACATGGAGCATGGCTGCCACCTTGGTTGGTGACATATTCTGCTCGCTATGCG GAGGTGGTCTCAGGTCACTGGAATGAACATGGAAAACCTGCCTTGGAGAGCTTTTTGGAGAAG GCATCAGAAAAATCTGCTCAAGCAAAGAAATGGGCTGAACCACATATCGAAACTGCTAAATTG AAATTGGTTCCTGTCAAGGAAAAATTGGCTGAGCTTAAGAAAAATGCAGAGCCTTACGTGGAGAATCTGTCCACAAAATCAGTGGAGGTTTATGAGGCATCGAGGGATGCTGTTACACCTCACATTGTAAAACTTAAAGCATTTGCCGATCCCTACTGCCAG GAAGCTAAGAAGCTCTCCAAACCTTACATTGATCAAGTTGCTGAGGTCACGAAGCCACATGTTGAGAAAGTTAGAACTACTCTTAAGCCTTACACTAAAAGAGCAGTTCATGCGTATGGAACATTTCTTGAGTCTGCAACCACATACCATCGTCAG GCTCAAGCAACCATCTCAGATTACTTGCACCGACATGAGATAACAAAATCACTTGTGACGAAAGAGTTGGTTTGGTTCCTG GCTTCTGCTTTGCTGGCTCTGCCTGTGTTTGTTATATACAGGCTTCTAGTAGATACCTTCTG caccaagaagaagaagagatcgtCTCACAATAGTCATGCAAACCATAACAACCATGGCAATAGGAGACACAAGCGTCGACATGCTGAGAAGTAA
- the LOC127316713 gene encoding transcription termination factor MTEF18, mitochondrial produces the protein MNNHLRAALRAARLRWAPNVLGKPPRVPPWEPSSSGHVQKSYPASGWAAAPTVIRLRLYSAAPNRARAKALVGGHADDDDDDEVDPQVKQMQKRREFRAAQKTFMEYLHVTRGMTFGDAEHISKHSPVFLTKLLEEVKDAVKEPAEGGTELIFKSPVKRREMRDQRVSKALVRLFQFNPVNEFEPFLESIGIGPAECGSFLPRDLMFLADDETLLDNFRVLCNYGVARGKVGNIYRDAVEVFRFGHGVLESRLKALEELRISKTSVIKLVVSTPVVLLRDPNAELKILDSLEDVGIQRDWVCQFLSARQSYDWRKMVRVPHFFVTLGFAKQDVGRLVRKNPDFLLDGSGKMLFTVVIMMLKAGSGKKELFDLFVNFPDVSLEKFTSNLQRGMLFLAEIGLNNEAINKFIVSHGSMLGSAPLKKPNSILTHLNAGKKRVRRIILEDPELLMNYTLGSKLSKLPKCDPFEDSFNEKTKFLKSIGFVEGSEDMKKAFKAFRGKGDELQDRYNFLVSAGLNPKDVVQMIKVAPQILNQKIHVLESKLSFLVNDSGYPLSDLVVFPAFLSFTIERSKVRIFMYNWLLEKGAVTPQLALSTILACSEKCFVRYFVKKHPMGPEVWENFKREVAKARSNPSTSDD, from the coding sequence ATGAACAACCACCTCCGCGCCGCATTGAGGGCAGCTCGGCTCCGGTGGGCTCCCAACGTCCTCGGCAAGCCCCCCAGAGTCCCGCCGTGGGAGCCCTCCAGCTCGGGGCATGTCCAGAAATCGTACCCGGCATCGGGCTGGGCTGCTGCTCCGACCGTGATCCGACTGCGGCTCTACTCAGCCGCTCCCAACCGCGCCCGGGCGAAAGCCTTGGTGGGTGGCCAtgcggatgatgatgatgatgatgaggtggaTCCGCAAGTCAAGCAAATGCAGAAGCGGCGCGAGTTCCGCGCCGCGCAGAAGACGTTCATGGAGTACCTCCATGTCACGCGCGGCATGACCTTCGGCGACGCCGAGCATATAAGCAAGCACTCGCCGGTGTTCCTGACCAAGCTGCTGGAGGAGGTGAAGGATGCTGTGAAGGAGCCCGCCGAGGGGGGGACCGAGTTGATCTTCAAGTCGCCGGTGAAGCGGAGGGAAATGAGGGATCAGCGGGTCAGCAAGGCGCTGGTGCGGCTGTTCCAGTTCAACCCCGTCAACGAGTTCGAGCCCTTCCTGGAGAGCATCGGCATCGGGCCGGCCGAGTGCGGCTCCTTCCTGCCCCGGGACCTCATGTTCCTCGCCGACGACGAGACGCTGCTCGATAACTTCCGCGTGCTCTGCAACTACGGCGTTGCGCGCGGCAAGGTTGGGAACATATACCGGGACGCCGTTGAGGTGTTCAGGTTTGGTCATGGTGTCCTTGAGTCTAGGCTCAAGGCCCTTGAGGAGCTTCGGATCAGTAAGACCAGCGTGATCAAGCTCGTGGTTTCGACTCCTGTTGTATTGCTTCGTGACCCGAATGCGGAGTTGAAGATCCTCGACTCGCTAGAAGACGTTGGAATCCAGCGGGACTGGGTTTGTCAATTCTTGTCTGCTCGGCAGTCTTATGATTGGAGGAAGATGGTCCGAGTTCCACACTTCTTCGTTACCTTGGGATTTGCTAAGCAAGATGTTGGCAGATTGGTCAGGAAAAATCCAGATTTCTTGTTGGATGGCTCAGGAAAGATGCTGTTTACAGTGGTTATCATGATGCTAAAAGCGGGATCCGGAAAAAAAGAGTTGTTTGATCTTTTTGTCAACTTCCCAGATGTGTCTCTCGAGAAGTTCACAAGTAACCTACAGAGGGGAATGCTGTTTTTAGCTGAGATTGGCTTAAACAATGAAGCTATTAACAAGTTCATTGTTTCTCATGGATCAATGCTCGGATCTGCGCCACTGAAGAAGCCAAACAGCATTCTCACACATCTCAATGCGGGGAAGAAGCGCGTGCGCAGGATTATATTGGAGGACCCGGAACTGTTGATGAATTACACGTTGGGGTCAAAACTCAGCAAGCTACCAAAATGTGACCCCTTTGAAGATTCTTTCAATGAGAAAACAAAATTCTTGAAAAGCATAGGATTTGTTGAAGGCTCTGAAGACATGAAGAAGGCATTCAAAGCTTTCCGTGGTAAAGGTGACGAGCTACAAGATCGCTACAACTTCTTGGTGAGTGCTGGGCTCAACCCAAAAGATGTAGTACAAATGATCAAGGTGGCTCCACAGATTCTGAATCAGAAGATCCATGTCCTCGAGTCAAAGCTATCCTTCCTTGTAAACGATTCAGGGTATCCTCTGAGTGATCTGGTTGTTTTCCCCGCGTTCCTGTCGTTTACCATAGAACGATCCAAAGTCAGGATTTTCATGTACAACTGGCTGTTAGAAAAGGGGGCGGTTACTCCTCAGCTAGCTCTAAGCACGATCCTAGCTTGCTCAGAGAAATGTTTCGTGAGATACTTTGTGAAAAAGCATCCCATGGGCCCTGAAGTTTGGGAAAACTTCAAGAGGGAAGTAGCTAAAGCCAGAAGCAATCCTTCTACTTCGGATGATTAG
- the LOC127316714 gene encoding paired amphipathic helix protein Sin3-like 3: MAPPSPTSAQRLTANDALAYLKAVKEQFQDDRAKYDEFLEVMRDFKSTRIDTAGVIIRVKTLFNGYPELILGFNTFLPKGYEIKLQDLDTHKKPVDFTEAIGFVNKIKARFQHEEDVYKAFLGVLNMYRMHNKPIQDVYEEVATLFRDHPDLLEEFKHFLPDTSTVPQVLAVPKGVSVKQDGDKAKRSVQTIKRERPHPSTAENDTSVDRPDLKHDTGRKRIEKEKGRKTDRDRRDQEKDGEYDRKDLDGEQPKRKTFPKKLEAETHQGAASNAASSYNDNDAHKGLYTQEFHFCEKVKEKLQPEAYQEFLKCLHIYSQDIITRSELKILVTDILQRCPDLMNGFSEFLEHCENIDDFLDGLINKRQTSRTVKTWEKERDRGRAGEDMERDNEKPSENGRERLEKVSKDGTTHKATAFSGKEKYVCKPISELDLSNCQRCTPSYRLLPKNYPMPSSSSRTDIGVSVLNDLWVSVTSGSEDYSFKHMRKNQYEESLFRCEDDRFEMDMLMESVDVTIKRVEEFIEKLQDNSIEPDSPIHIDEHLTTLNLRCIERLYGDHGVDVIDVLRKNASVALPVILTRLKQKQDEWSRCRSDFNKVWAEVYAKNHHKSLDHRSFYFKQQDSKNLVTKALLSEIKEINEKKRKEDNVLLAIAAGNRRPIVTNMAFEYVDSEIHEDVYQIIKYSCGEVCGSADQVDKVMRTWTTFVEPFLGVQPRARCVEDAGVVKHKSRTPTAGLASVGENNNATENGAVAVKLADRDESIPKEQAQSSRAILANGVAEDAQNGFHDADQTVRRGEGPSGQNISTERSVESTHLSQIEQNDLTTNLEITSGTSTSRGNFSGGEAVTEAMGGNETIPSIGRGETGSRKNSKVEREEGEVSPYGDVEDENFGPPGNVAADGASRPKEASAGRPKAAEFAGENDADVDDGGEESAQRCTEDSENVSEAGEDASGSESSDDEDADHGDPDVKAESEGQADGNTEAHDADGGISLPFSERLQNAVKPLAKHVPTVLHDRGEKSSRIFYGNDSFYVLFRLHQILYERILSAKTNSCTTEKKWRTSKNANSPHQYSKFMAALYNLLDGSSDNTKFEDDCRSIIGTQSYVLFTLDKLIYKVVKQLQAIASDEMDNKLLQLYIYENSRSAGRFFDLVYHENARVLLHDESNYRFERHPNPTRLSIQLMEYGHEKPEATAVSVDPKFSSYLYDDYLSNISHTKLSDDVFLERNKRKHGSSDDPEASLEVMDDFRVTNGLENKISCKSSKASYVLDTEDVLFRVRKRRVSSSRTTPERAGIVKEADALKAQRFHKFLSRP; encoded by the exons atGGCTCCGCCGTCGCCGACGTCGGCGCAGAGGCTCACCGCCAACGACGCCCTCGCCTACCTCAAGGCCGTCAAGGAGCAGTTCCAGGACGACCGCGCCAAGTACGACGAGTTCCTCGAGGTCATGCGCGACTTCAAATCCACAAG GATCGACACCGCGGGCGTCATCATCCGCGTCAAGACCCTCTTCAACGGCTACCCGGAGCTCATCCTCGGCTTCAACACCTTCCTGCCCAAGGGCTACGAGATCAAGCTGCAGGACCTCGACACCCACAAGAAGCCCGTCGACTTCACCGAGGCCATCGGCTTCGTCAACAAGATCAAGGCCAGGTTCCAGCACGAGGAGGACGTCTACAAGGCATTCCTGGGGGTACTCAACATGTACCGCATGCACAACAAGCCCATCCAGGACGTCTACGAGGAG GTCGCGACGCTCTTCCGTGACCATCCTGACTTGCTCGAGGAGTTCAAGCATTTCTTGCCTGATACATCCACCGTTCCGCAAGTCTTGGCCGTTCCAAAGGGTGTTTCGGTTAAACAGGATGGCGACAAGGCCAAGAGGAGTGTACAGACCATTAAG AGGGAGAGGCCTCATCCATCAACTGCTGAAAATGACACCAGTGTTGATCGCCCTGATCTCAAGCATGACACTGGTAGAAAGCGTATTGAGAAGGAAAAGGGTCGTAAGACCGACCGGGATAGAAGAGATCAAGAGAAGGATGGTGAATATGATAGGAAAGATTTGGATGGAGAACAACCTAAGCGCAAAACTTTCCCAAAGAAGCTGGAGGCTGAGACGCACCAAGGGGCAGCTAGCAACGCTGCTTCGTCATACAATGATAACGATGCACATAAAG GTTTGTACACTCAAGAGTTCCATTTCTGCGAGAAAGTAAAGGAGAAGCTACAGCCTGAAGCTTACCAGGAGTTTTTGAAATGTCTTCACATATACAGCCAGGACATAATTACAAGAAGTGAATTGAAAATTTTG GTAACTGACATACTTCAGCGCTGTCCAGATCTTATGAATGGATTTAGCGAGTTCTTGGAACATTGTGAAAATATAG ATGACTTTCTGGATGGACTCATCAATAAAA GGCAAACATCACGAACAGTGAAGACATGGGAAAAAGAGAGAGATAGAGGGCGTGCAGGGGAGGACATGGAGAGAGATAACGAAAAACCGAGCGAAAACGGACGAGAAAGGCTTGAGAAAGTGTCTAAGGATGGCACTACCCACAAAGCTACTGCATTCTCTGGCAAAGAGAAGTACGTATGCAAGCCAATATCGGAGCTTGACCTCTCAAATTGTCAGCGGTGTACTCCTAGTTACCGACTTTTGCCTAAAAAT TACCCTATGCCTTCTTCAAGTTCCAGAACTGACATTGGAGTCTCTGTGCTCAATGATCTCTGGGTATCGGTGACTTCAGGAAGTGAGGATTATTCATTTAAACACATGCGGAAGAATCAGTATGAAGAAAGCTTGTTTAGATGTGAAGATGACAG GTTTGAGATGGACATGCTGATGGAATCTGTTGATGTGACGATAAAGCGTGTTGAAGAGTTCATAGAGAAGTTGCAAGACAATTCAATCGAACCAGACAGCCCTATACACATCGATGAACATTTGACTA CTTTGAATTTGAGGTGCATAGAACGGCTATATGGTGACCATGGCGTTGATGTGATCGATGTTCTTCGCAAAAATGCTAGTGTGGCTTTGCCAGTTATTTTAACTAGACTTAAGCAAAAGCAGGACGAATGGTCAAGGTGCCGGTCAGATTTTAATAAAGTTTGGGCTGAAGTATATGCCAAGAATCATCACAAGTCCCTGGACCATCGCAGTTTCTATTTCAAACAACAAGATTCAAAGAATCTGGTCACAAAAG CTCTATTGTCTGAGATCAAAGAAATTAATGAGAAGAAAAGGAAGGAGGATAATGTGCTACTTGCTATTGCTGCTGGGAATAGGCGGCCAATAGTTACCAATATGGCATTTGAGTATGTAGATTCAGAAATTCATGAAGATGTTTATCAGATCATCAAGTACTCTTGTGGAGAAGTCTGTGGTTCGGCAGatcaagtggacaaagtgatgagAACCTGGACAACATTCGTGGAACCTTTTTTGGGAGTTCAACCCCGTGCTCGTTGTGTGGAAGATGCAGGTGTGGTAAAACATAAGAGCCGAACCCCGACAGCTGGTCTTGCTAGTGTTGGGGAAAATAATAATGCAACAGAAAATGGTGCAGTCGCTGTTAAGCTAGCTGATCGAGATGAAAGCATTCCAAAGGAACAAGCACAATCTTCTCGTGCTATATTGGCGAATGGAGTTGCAGAAGATGCTCAAAATGGTTTCCATGACGCTGATCAAACTGTTCGCAGAGGTGAGGGGCCATCTGGACAAAACATTTCCACTGAAAGATCAGTGGAGAGTACTCACCTTTCTCAGATCGAACAGAACGATCTTACAACAAATTTGGAGATTACATCAG GTACTAGTACTTCTAGAGGTAATTTCTCTGGAGGTGAGGCTGTGACTGAAGCTATGGGTGGCAATGAGACAATTCCCTCTATAGGG AGAGGAGAAACTGGATCTCGTAAGAATTCaaaggttgaaagagaagagggagAAGTGTCTCCTTATGGGGATGTTGAAGATGAGAATTTTGGGCCTCCTGGAAATGTAGCTGCAGATGGAGCTTCGAGACCGAAGGAAGCTTCTGCTGGCCGACCTAAAGCAGCTGAGTTTGCTGGAGAGAATGATGCTGATGTGGACGACGGAGGTGAGGAAAGTGCACAGAGATGTACAGAAGATAGTGAAAATGTATCTGAGGCTGGCGAGGATGCCTCTGGTAGCGAATCTAGTGATGACGAGGACGCTGATCATGGTGATCCTGATGTGAAGGCTGAAAGTGAGGGTCAGGCAGACGGGAACACAGAGGCACATGATGCAGATGGAGGAATATCACTGCCATTTTCAGAACGCTTACAAAATGCAGTTAAACCACTTGCCAAGCATGTCCCCACAGTTTTACATGATCGCGGGGAGAAGTCTTCACGCATATTTTATGGAAATGATTCATTTTATGTTCTTTTCAGGCTACACCAG ATCTTATATGAGAGAATACTATCAGCTAAGACAAACTCTTGTACAACTGAAAAGAAGTGGAGAACTTCCAAGAATGCAAACTCCCCTCATCAGTATTCAAA GTTTATGGCTGCACTCTATAACTTGCTTGATGGTTCTTCTGACAACACCAAGTTCGAGGATGACTGCCGTTCGATCATCGGGACTCAGTCATATGTTCTTTTTACATTAGATAAGCTGATATACAAAGTTGTGAAGCAG CTTCAAGCAATAGCATCTGATGAAATGGATAACAAGCTCCTCCAGCTTTATATATATGAAAATTCAAGGTCTGCTGGAAGGTTCTTTGATCTTGTTTATCATGAAAATGCTCGGGTTCTTCTCCACGACGAGAGCAATTATCGATTTGAAAGG CACCCAAATCCTACAAGATTATCTATTCAGCTCATGGAGTATGGGCATGAAAAGCCTGAAGCTACTGCAGTCTCAGTTGATCCAAAATTTTCTTCTTATCTTTATGATGACTACTTATCGAATATTTCACATACAAAGTTATCTGATGATGTCTTCCTCGAGAG GAATAAGCGGAAGCACGGGAGCAGTGATGACCCTGAAGCTTCCTTGGAGGTCATGGATGATTTCCGTGTCACTAATGGCCTCGAAAACAAGATTTCCTGCAAATCCTCAAAG GCTTCATATGTCCTTGACACAGAAGATGTTTTGTTCCGCGTAAGAAAGAGACGAGTTTCGTCTAGTAGAACCACACCTGAGAGGGCAGGTATTGTGAAGGAAGCTGATGCCTTAAAAGCGCAACGGTTTCATAAATTCCTCTCCAGGCCCTAG
- the LOC127315848 gene encoding uncharacterized protein, translating into MEKSTGEVCSMIQKHYQEFTKGMNTEHTVAAMHDIVAHPATAHWVIPAENKVKVNFDASFRDETRDGAWGFIARSDTGEFIGAAAGKLRHLRDALQAEAEACSAAIEGANALGLHRVVFESDSQILVKALTSTSHELAEIGVLLREIRSSCISSFNSFEFSFCPRRCNKVAHSLAQFGYRVESECNGWADHAPPFVSELVASDLAEHYG; encoded by the coding sequence ATGGAGAAGTCTACGGGTGAGGTTTGCAGCATGATTCAAAAACATTATCAGGAGTTCACAAAGGGAATGAATACAGAGCACACGGTAGCAGCTATGCATGACATTGTAGCTCATCCAGCAACGGCTCATTGGGTTATTCCTGCTGAGAACAAGGTGAAAGTCAATTTCGATGCATCGTTCAGAGATGAAACAAGGGATGGTGCGTGGGGTTTTATTGCTCGATCTGATACAGGGGAGTTCATTGGAGCTGCGGCAGGAAAACTGAGACACCTGCGTGATGCACTCCAGGCTGAAGCAGAAGCTTGTTCTGCAGCAATTGAGGGAGCAAATGCGTTGGGTTTACACCGGGTCGTTTTTGAGTCTGATTCACAGATTTTGGTCAAGGCCCTGACATCTACATCCCATGAGCTGGCAGAAATTGGTGTTCTATTACGTGAAATAAGGAGCAGCTGTATTAGCTCCTTCAACTCTTTCGAGTTCAGTTTCTGCCCGCGTAGATGCAACAAAGTTGCACATTCTCTGGCCCAATTTGGGTACCGAGTTGAATCTGAATGTAATGGTTGGGCTGATCATGCCCCTCCTTTTGTATCTGAACTTGTTGCCAGCGATTTGGCTGAGCACTATGGTTAA
- the LOC127316715 gene encoding uncharacterized protein has product MRPLDEKETTMVFEKLFKFTGPNLKHLLERPSAEGPDAEPGRYCLRLHKNRVFYASESLVRRATAVSRVRLAGVGTPIGKFTHGGAFHLTVHALDLLAAHARRRVWLKPDTERSFLFGNSVPKSALARITENTKSGDGVVVMSMADVPLGFGVAARGAQDCRKADTNAVVVLHQSDAGEYLRKEEELM; this is encoded by the coding sequence atGAGGCCGCTCGACGAGAAGGAGACCACGATGGTCTTCGAGAAGCTCTTCAAGTTCACGGGCCCCAACCTGAAGCACCTCCTGGAGCGGCCCTCGGCGGAGGGCCCCGACGCGGAGCCCGGCCGCTACTGCCTGCGCCTCCACAAGAACCGCGTCTTCTACGCCTCCGAGTCGCTCGTGCGCCGCGCCACCGCCGTCTCCCGCGTCCGCCTCGCCGGGGTCGGCACGCCCATCGGCAAGTTCACGCACGGCGGCGCCTTCCACCTCACGGTCCACGCGCTCGACCTCCTCGCCGCGCACGCGCGCCGCCGCGTCTGGCTCAAGCCCGACACCGAGCGCTCCTTCCTCTTCGGCAACTCGGTGCCCAAGTCCGCGCTCGCGCGCATCACCGAGAACACCAAGTCCGGCGACGGCGTCGTCGTCATGTCCATGGCCGACGTGCCGCTCGGGTTCGGGGTCGCCGCCAGGGGCGCGCAGGACTGCAGGAAGGCCGACACCAACGCCGTGGTGGTTTTGCACCAGTCGGACGCTGGCGAGTACCTCCGCAAGGAGGAGGAGCTCATGTGA